The sequence cgaaataaattgaatttttcttaCTTTGAAGTCTTTTGAATCTGAAGGCTTGAGCTTAAGTTCTTGAAagtttgttgtttttcttttggattaAGTTGGGTGAGAAAATTGTGTGCTATGCCTGTAATTGGGGTGGTTGAGTGTTTTGTTAGTTGAATGAAGTTGAAATGTTTCCTTTTCAGCTAACTCACTATCTGGGTTTTTGTACCTTTCGTTTCGAATTTCACTGTACTACAGCTTGTTCCAGCAGGTCAATTTTATTTACTGAAATTAGCTTGGTAAAAAAAGATCAAACGAAATCAATTGGGGTTTGGATTTGAGATGTAgaatttgggtttgtttggtttttataatatataattctgtgcagtttatACTATAGTTATGTTTGGGTTTATCAATGGGCACTgttgacaattttttttaaagcttaAATTCACTGGCGAGTTACGGTGaagatgaaaacaaaagaatttatAAAAGTATAAGGAATAAGTGGTTGGTTTAGATTTCTAATTCAatgaattttggttttgatttgaaaCCAGAATGCCAGCAAGCAGGCAATTTTCTCGGATAGACACTTTAGAACTGAAAGCTCAgattgagaagaagattgggagCCAAAAAGCGGGAAAGTACTTTAATCTTGTTACAAGATATTTGAGTGTCAAGATTAGCAAACCCGACTTTGATAGACTCTGCATTGCAACAATTGGGAAAGAAAATGTCTGTCTTCATAATCATTTCATCCGTTCAATACTCAAAAATGCATGCCTTTCAAGGACTCCCCCACCAAAAGGGAGCAACATTGCAAGTTCTCTGAGTGTTAAAGTGCCAAATGGATGTCAAAGAAGTAGTCTTCAACTGTTATGCAGAGATTTTCCCCAATCACCTCGAAAAGGGAGAACTCCAAATCTTCGCGATCGCAGGTTAAGAGATGGTTTTGCCCCTTTTAGGCCTCAGGGTAAGAACCACAGTGGTGCATGTGAGGGTCCTATCTCCAAAATTCAAGAACAAGAAAAGGCAACCGAGCTGCTTTCTTTGGGAAGCAGACCACCTGTCTCTGTCGAAGATGGGGAAGAGGTTGATCAGGCTGCTGAAAGCCCAAGCATTCACAGCATGAGCCCTCTCACAGCTCCTCTTGGCATCTCAATAAATTCTGGAAGGACAAAAAAGCTGTTAATTAAAGGATCAGGACCTGCTATTTACAATGACACTTGTCAGAGCAGTGGTGAGCTACCTGATACTAGTTCTTTAAGGAAGAGGTTGGAGCAAAAGTTGGCGATGGAGGGAATGGGAATCTCAGAGGATTGTGCCAATTTGTTGAATAATGGCCTTGAGATTTTCCTAAAGAGATTAATAAAGCCCTGTTTAGATTTAGCTGGTTCAAGGTCTCTGGATAAACACATAGATCAAGGACATAGTCAAGCAAGTTCAAATGGGATGCGTCCAGTGAGATACATACAGAGACCCACCAGGCCCAGTTCGGCATCTATATTAGACTTCCAGGTCGCAATGGATTTGAACCCTCTATTACTTGGAGAAGATTGGCCAACCAAACTTGAAAAGGTTTGCTTGCATGCATCATAAAACAGAACTGACTGACTAGTACATGTTTCGGCTCAAGCCATAAGTTTTGATAATATTGATCTGACCTTGTTGCTTTGATAAGTGAGCACGGGCAGACAGTAGAAAAGTAGAAGTAATGGAAAATTAGATCAAGGCGTTTAGATTGTATAGGTTCAGAGCTGATTATAACAGATACCTTGACATTGGGAGGTATAGACACATGGGGACTTGAATGTAGCTGTAACAAATAGGTCAGTGGCACTCCTCAACATATATCTAttgtttttattgattttatcTTTCTTAATAGAGCTTATCTTCAAAGTTTCCAGGGCTGCAATTGTTGAGTTTCTTGTTACATGTGATTCTTAATCATTATTTGATACGATAACAGTATACTCGTTCCATGTTTGAATGCGGTGTGTGTATGTCTACGTGTGCTTGTGTGGTGTGTGGTTGCTAACAGTATTCATCAACTTTAAGATGATATTTATTGAAAGCTTTTGGACCTTGATCTGCACGTGGCAATAAAATCACTTCAGCGTTTTAGTATTACTATGTGAAAATCCTTCAAATCAATTATTTGCCATACACTCAAACACAAATATACATGAAGCACTTTGAATTAAGTTAGGACTTCTGTCAAGCAGAAACTAAAGTTTAAGGTGGAAGGCATGTATTTGACTTCTTATGCGTGTTTAGTACCTATAGCGTATACTTCTGTTATTAATATTCTTTACTGTGTATGGAAGAACAATTCATCATTTAAAAACCCTGCCTTCCCTTCTAGAACATTTGACTgggaagaaaagggaaaactCAAGTCCccgaaataaataaataaatgaagtgAATCCCCAAAACAGTTACCACCACCAAACACAGATatttgaaacaagaaaatgatgactagAATCATCGTTATatttgaaacaagaaaatgagGGGTGTGTGGGGTGTGTTGAGGGGGTCGGGGGAGTGGAAGATGGAGTACGCAAACCCAAATGCTAAAGGAAATAGATATGCTTGAGTTGTGATTTAAGGagttgaaaaaagaaaaaaaacattgagtCAAGTCTTCTTGTTGTTGAGTGTTGCAGACAAATTTACTGACTGTAATGTGCACCTAAATGCTCATTTTAGAATTGTGGAACAGTTTATCTTCAGCTTTTCACAAATCTGGGTCCTGTTTCTTTTCATTTGCACTCTCCCCCAACTATTGGCTTCAGCCAACTTCCCTTCTAGGTTATGTATCAATACAAATAGAATATATTGTAAGTTATAGCcaaattgacttttttttatcattCATCATACAGCTTGTGCATTTAGGGATGAAATTTGAAAGGGGAATGCTAGTTGAGCCCCTACAAAGAGCACGAATAGCTCTACCCTTTCAAAATTTGGGATTCAATAGTTTTAACTTAAGCTTGCTGAGCTATTGTTTTGCATGGAGAACATTGCTTTCGAAACCAGGTACACCCTGAGCTATAGATTGATTGAATCTGTGGTCCCTGGCCCTATGAGTAGCTTGTTTATAGGGCAGCCATGTTTACCACAAAGGTTGCGCAAATCCTCCTCTTAGTGCAAATTTTACTTGCATCATTACAGATAAACACAAGGGCATGTTGCATACAAATAATGCGAGTGAAGGTCTTGACTCTGGACTAATGTGATCATATATCAAGATGGGGATTGAAATGGATTTGTATAGATCTGTAGAAGATGACTTGTTAATTGTGATGTTTTAGACTTTTCCTTCACTAGCAGCCAGTGGTCAAGAACCTACCCTACAATATTAATCATCCGTTTGGGAAATGAATTTAGTTCAATAAACAGCGTATTGGCCGAGTCTAAACAAAAAACAGCTTGCAAGCATTTCATTGCATATGGGGTCTCACCAAATTAAGATGAAGATTAGCAAACAAGGATTAGTGGGAGAGAGTCTTATCACACCAGATTAAGTTGAGGATTAGCAAACATACACGAAACCATCAAGGAACAGTAGAAAGTGTGGAGGATAATGAAAAGCTAAGCATCTTGAAAAATCAAACCTCCTTtctcaaaagaaacaaaaatgaaaaatcaaatctcCTTCAAATGACTCAGCGTTGGGCTCTACATGACCACAAAAGAAAGACTTATAAAACAATGCACAAGACACAGTC comes from Prunus dulcis chromosome 6, ALMONDv2, whole genome shotgun sequence and encodes:
- the LOC117631738 gene encoding uncharacterized protein LOC117631738, which produces MPASRQFSRIDTLELKAQIEKKIGSQKAGKYFNLVTRYLSVKISKPDFDRLCIATIGKENVCLHNHFIRSILKNACLSRTPPPKGSNIASSLSVKVPNGCQRSSLQLLCRDFPQSPRKGRTPNLRDRRLRDGFAPFRPQGKNHSGACEGPISKIQEQEKATELLSLGSRPPVSVEDGEEVDQAAESPSIHSMSPLTAPLGISINSGRTKKLLIKGSGPAIYNDTCQSSGELPDTSSLRKRLEQKLAMEGMGISEDCANLLNNGLEIFLKRLIKPCLDLAGSRSLDKHIDQGHSQASSNGMRPVRYIQRPTRPSSASILDFQVAMDLNPLLLGEDWPTKLEKVCLHAS